A genomic window from Salvia hispanica cultivar TCC Black 2014 chromosome 5, UniMelb_Shisp_WGS_1.0, whole genome shotgun sequence includes:
- the LOC125188289 gene encoding G2/mitotic-specific cyclin S13-7-like isoform X1, translating to MASRVVIPEQPRVGGGKQKIVQAEGRNRRVLRDIGNLATKQAVVERKPQNQITRPVTRSFGAQLLANAQAEAEKNICKKPLVESGKDLVGKDVVAAKKEALKPKEEAVVVISSDKGESCKSGRKEKKAAKAFTSILSARSKAACGVTKKPKDKVVDIDAGDSDNELTAAEYVEDMYTYYKLTEGDGRVHDYMESQREINSKMRGILVDWLIEVHKKFELTPESLYLTVNVMDRFLSLKAVPRRELQLVGISSMLIACKYEEIWAPEVSDLMAISDNAYAREQVLVMEKAILGQLEWYLTVPTPYVFLIRYIKASIPSDKEMENMSFFFGELGLTSYSVMTRYSPSVLAASAVYVARCTLGRSPVWSETLRHHTGYSQDQLMECGKVLVGLQSGMAESKLKAVWRKYSNPERAAVAMFPPPTI from the exons ATGGCTTCTAGGGTTGTTATTCCGGAGCAACCGAGGG TAGGTGGTGGAAAGCAGAAGATTGTGCAGGCCGAGGGCAGAAATAGGCGTGTTTTGAGAGATATTGGAAATTTGGCAACTAAACAAGCTGTTGTTGAGCGTAAGcctcaaaatcaaatcactCGCCCTGTAACCAG GAGTTTTGGGGCACAGTTGCTGGCAAATGCACAAGCAGAAGCAGAGAAAAACATCTGCAAG AAGCCACTGGTGGAAAGTGGAAAAGATTTGGTGGGGAAAGATGTTGTTGCTGCCAAGAAGGAAGCACTGAAGCCCAAGGAGGAGGCTGTGGTTGTGATCAGTTCGGATAAAGGAGAGAGTTGCAAAAGTGgaagaaaagagaagaagGCTGCTAAAGCTTTCACTTCCATCCTATCTGCTAGAAGCAAG GCTGCCTGTGGGGTTACAAAGAAGCCCAAGGATAAGGTCGTGGACATTGATGCAGGGGACTCGGACAACGAATTGACAGCTGCTGAGTATGTTGAGGACATGTACACTTACTACAAGCTCACTGAA GGTGATGGTCGAGTTCACGACTATATGGAATCGCAACGAGAGATCAACTCGAAAATGAGAGGCATTCTGGTGGACTGGCTGATTGAAGTGCACAAGAAGTTTGAACTGACCCCTGAGAGCCTATACCTCACAGTGAACGTGATGGATCGATTCCTCTCCCTCAAGGCTGTTCCGAGGAGGGAGCTGCAGCTCGTTGGGATAAGCTCGATGCTGATTGCGTGCAAATATGAGGAGATATGGGCACCAGAGGTGAGTGACCTGATGGCGATATCGGACAATGCTTATGCAAGGGAACAAGTGCTGGTGATGGAGAAGGCGATTCTCGGGCAGCTGGAGTGGTACCTTACTGTACCGACTCCTTACGTGTTTCTGATTCGATACATCAAGGCCTCTATTCCATCTGATAAGGAG ATGGAAAACATGAGCTTTTTCTTTGGTGAGCTTGGTTTGACAAGCTACTCGGTGATGACACGGTATAGCCCCTCGGTGCTTGCTGCTTCTGCTGTGTACGTTGCTCGTTGCACTCTCGGGAGGAGCCCGGTGTGGAGTGAGACGCTTAGGCACCACACGGGATACTCTCAAGATCAGCTCAt GGAGTGTGGGAAGGTGTTGGTTGGATTGCAGAGTGGTATGGCAGAGAGCAAGCTGAAAGCGGTGTGGAGAAAGTACTCTAATCCGGAGAGGGCTGCTGTTGCTATGTTTCCTCCGCCCACAATTTGA
- the LOC125189506 gene encoding pentatricopeptide repeat-containing protein At2g22410, mitochondrial-like: MAEKGEFWGVCVMLLRFIHNRQQWCTLSFSLSPLHTLSLLPQRNKPPQKTTTTNWNTTHKFVLSNPTLSLLETKCRSIFQLKQIQSQMIVTGLALDGLAYSRLVTFCALSQTGDLDYSKRLLFSMPNPNAFSWNIVIRATGESQSPFEALILYKKMLVFSSFGGVSLRPDNYTFPLLFKVCAKFLLSRLGHGILGHVAKLDYDGDIYVRNALIHFLAACGELEAAHQVFQDSCVRDLVSWNSLINGYVKSGRGEEALRVYSGMEMERSVDPDEITMIGVVMACAQLEDLELGRKFHRDIRERGLNLGVRLANALLDMYVKCGDLEKAKELFERMEEKTMVTWTTMMVAYAKHGYLDVSRRLSCCLTGRARLCLDRIFAANASGIM; the protein is encoded by the exons ATGGCAGAAAAAGGAGAATTTTGGGGTGTGTGTGTAATGTTGCTCCGCTTCATCCATAACCGCCAACAATGGTGTACCCTCAGCTTCTCCCTCTCCCCTCTTcacacactctctctcctACCCCAAAGAAACAAACCCCCCCAAAAAACCACTACTACTAACTGGAACACAACTCACAAATTTGTACTCTCAAACCCCACTCTTTCTCTTCTAGAGACCAAATGCAGATCCATTTTTCAGCTCAAGCAAATCCAGTCTCAAATGATCGTCACTGGCCTCGCTCTAGACGGCCTGGCTTACAGCCGCTTGGTGACTTTTTGCGCACTTTCTCAAACGGGTGATCTTGATTATTCCAAAAGGCTACTGTTTTCGATGCCCAATCCAAATGCTTTTTCGTGGAATATCGTGATTAGGGCGACTGGTGAGAGCCAGTCTCCATTTGAAGCTTTGATTTTGTACAAGAAAATGTTGGTTTTCTCGAGTTTCGGTGGTGTTAGTTTGAGACCCGATAATTATACCTTTCCTTTATTGTTCAAAGTTTGTGCTAAATTCTTGCTTTCCCGTTTGGGACATGGGATTCTCGGCCATGTTGCCAAGCTGGATTATGATGGAGATATATATGTGCGTAATGCTTTGATCCATTTTTTGGCTGCTTGTGGGGAGTTGGAGGCTGCCCACCAAGTGTTTCAGGATAGTTGTGTGAGGGACTTGGTTTCTTGGAATTCGTTGATCAATGGGTATGTGAAGAGTGGGAGGGGGGAGGAGGCTTTGAGGGTATACAGTGGAATGGAGATGGAGAGGAGTGTTGATCCGGACGAGATCACCATGATTGGGGTTGTTATGGCATGTGCTCAGTTGGAGGATTTGGAGCTTGGGCGTAAATTTCACCGAGATATAAGAGAACGAGGGTTGAATTTGGGCGTCCGGCTTGCTAATGCACTTCTGGATATGTATGTCAAGTGCGGGGATCTTGAGAAAGCGAAGGAATTGTTTGAGAGAATGGAGGAGAAGACGATGGTGACTTGGACTACCATGATGGTGGCGTATGCAAAACATGGCTATTTAGATGTTTCACGGAGGCTCTCGTGCTGCCTCACTGGTAGGGCGAGATTATGTTTGGATCGAATATTCGCAGCTAACGCATCTGGGATT ATGTAG
- the LOC125189507 gene encoding zinc transporter 8-like — MKTHFLAATIIIIMLPAAVLADCTCEAEDEYRDKALALRYKLAALASILVASAAGVCLPVAAKRFPALSPKSNLFFVVKAFAAGVILSTGFIHVLPDAFESLTSPCIPDHPWGDFPFTGFIAMVASIGTLMVDTYTTSYYRRRANAKAADGGGDEEMLAAVHDRDTHGHVHRGGLVSSDSDSDDSEELRHRVISQVLELGIVVHSVIIGIALGASQSPSTIKPLIAALTFHQFFEGIGLGGCISQAKFNVRAVVTMAVFFSLTTPVGIAIGIGIANIYSETSTTALVVEGVFNSASAGILIYMALVDLLSADFMSPRLQNNGKLQLGANLALLIGTGCMSLLTKWA, encoded by the exons atGAAGACTCATTTCCTCGCCGCCACCATCATCATAATAATGCTGCCGGCGGCAGTCCTCGCCGACTGCACGTGCGAGGCGGAGGACGAATACCGCGACAAAGCCCTAGCTCTCCGCTACAAGTTGGCGGCTCTCGCCTCGATTCTGGTGGCGAGCGCCGCCGGCGTGTGCCTCCCTGTGGCGGCGAAGCGCTTCCCGGCGCTGAGCCCTAAAAGCAACCTTTTCTTCGTGGTGAAGGCGTTTGCGGCCGGCGTGATCCTCTCGACGGGCTTCATCCACGTGCTGCCCGATGCCTTCGAGAGCCTGACGTCCCCGTGCATCCCCGACCACCCGTGGGGGGATTTTCCTTTTACTGGCTTTATTGCTATGGTGGCGTCCATCGGGACGCTCATGGTGGATACTTACACGACGTCGTATTATAGGCGCCGGGCTAATGCCAAGGCGGCCGACGGAGGCGGTGATGAGGAGATGTTGGCTGCAGTGCATGACCGTGACACACATGGTCATGTACACCGTGGCGGGCTGGTGTCGTCAGACTCAGATTCTGACGACTCTGAGGAGCTGCGCCACCGTGTCATTTCTCag gTGTTGGAATTGGGAATTGTAGTGCATTCTGTAATTATTGGAATTGCACTAGGTGCTTCCCAAAGTCCATCGACAATAAAGCCCTTGATTGCTGCACTGacttttcatcaatttttcgAAGGCATTGGTCTAGGAGGATGCATAAGTCAg GCAAAGTTCAATGTACGTGCCGTAGTAACAATGGCGGTTTTCTTCTCCCTCACAACGCCCGTAGGTATTGCCATAGGTATCGGAATAGCCAACATTTATAGCGAGACGAGCACGACGGCCCTCGTAGTTGAAGGTGTCTTCAATTCGGCATCGGCTggtatactaatatatatggCATTGGTCGATCTTCTCTCCGCGGATTTCATGAGCCCTAGGCTCCAAAACAATGGAAAGCTTCAACTAGGGGCAAATTTAGCACTTCTTATTGGGACAGGGTGCATGTCCCTTTTGACTAAATGGGCTTAA
- the LOC125188289 gene encoding G2/mitotic-specific cyclin S13-7-like isoform X2, giving the protein MASRVVIPEQPRGGGKQKIVQAEGRNRRVLRDIGNLATKQAVVERKPQNQITRPVTRSFGAQLLANAQAEAEKNICKKPLVESGKDLVGKDVVAAKKEALKPKEEAVVVISSDKGESCKSGRKEKKAAKAFTSILSARSKAACGVTKKPKDKVVDIDAGDSDNELTAAEYVEDMYTYYKLTEGDGRVHDYMESQREINSKMRGILVDWLIEVHKKFELTPESLYLTVNVMDRFLSLKAVPRRELQLVGISSMLIACKYEEIWAPEVSDLMAISDNAYAREQVLVMEKAILGQLEWYLTVPTPYVFLIRYIKASIPSDKEMENMSFFFGELGLTSYSVMTRYSPSVLAASAVYVARCTLGRSPVWSETLRHHTGYSQDQLMECGKVLVGLQSGMAESKLKAVWRKYSNPERAAVAMFPPPTI; this is encoded by the exons ATGGCTTCTAGGGTTGTTATTCCGGAGCAACCGAGGG GTGGTGGAAAGCAGAAGATTGTGCAGGCCGAGGGCAGAAATAGGCGTGTTTTGAGAGATATTGGAAATTTGGCAACTAAACAAGCTGTTGTTGAGCGTAAGcctcaaaatcaaatcactCGCCCTGTAACCAG GAGTTTTGGGGCACAGTTGCTGGCAAATGCACAAGCAGAAGCAGAGAAAAACATCTGCAAG AAGCCACTGGTGGAAAGTGGAAAAGATTTGGTGGGGAAAGATGTTGTTGCTGCCAAGAAGGAAGCACTGAAGCCCAAGGAGGAGGCTGTGGTTGTGATCAGTTCGGATAAAGGAGAGAGTTGCAAAAGTGgaagaaaagagaagaagGCTGCTAAAGCTTTCACTTCCATCCTATCTGCTAGAAGCAAG GCTGCCTGTGGGGTTACAAAGAAGCCCAAGGATAAGGTCGTGGACATTGATGCAGGGGACTCGGACAACGAATTGACAGCTGCTGAGTATGTTGAGGACATGTACACTTACTACAAGCTCACTGAA GGTGATGGTCGAGTTCACGACTATATGGAATCGCAACGAGAGATCAACTCGAAAATGAGAGGCATTCTGGTGGACTGGCTGATTGAAGTGCACAAGAAGTTTGAACTGACCCCTGAGAGCCTATACCTCACAGTGAACGTGATGGATCGATTCCTCTCCCTCAAGGCTGTTCCGAGGAGGGAGCTGCAGCTCGTTGGGATAAGCTCGATGCTGATTGCGTGCAAATATGAGGAGATATGGGCACCAGAGGTGAGTGACCTGATGGCGATATCGGACAATGCTTATGCAAGGGAACAAGTGCTGGTGATGGAGAAGGCGATTCTCGGGCAGCTGGAGTGGTACCTTACTGTACCGACTCCTTACGTGTTTCTGATTCGATACATCAAGGCCTCTATTCCATCTGATAAGGAG ATGGAAAACATGAGCTTTTTCTTTGGTGAGCTTGGTTTGACAAGCTACTCGGTGATGACACGGTATAGCCCCTCGGTGCTTGCTGCTTCTGCTGTGTACGTTGCTCGTTGCACTCTCGGGAGGAGCCCGGTGTGGAGTGAGACGCTTAGGCACCACACGGGATACTCTCAAGATCAGCTCAt GGAGTGTGGGAAGGTGTTGGTTGGATTGCAGAGTGGTATGGCAGAGAGCAAGCTGAAAGCGGTGTGGAGAAAGTACTCTAATCCGGAGAGGGCTGCTGTTGCTATGTTTCCTCCGCCCACAATTTGA
- the LOC125186643 gene encoding F-box/WD-40 repeat-containing protein At5g21040, producing the protein MAFECRQDTEIGLKNCSGKCVDELGKSELLSNQIVFVKNGKTESLGIEKQQSISKSNSEIGLSFSEALPSQHWSFSDLPPALISEIFNYLDPKGLGIVSCVNTYLYRLASDHCVWKDFYYERWGQPATAANLGPGGSDENSWKKLFGEREFRSKTFMGRYSIDTLYGHKEAVRTVFVLASKKLVFTSGYDQVVRMWDLEEGLSITSSRPLGCTIRAVAADTKLLVAGGTDGFIHGWKVEDGNPHLFDLRAPQNQNMEFRIWGHDGPITCLALEFGKMYSGSWDMTVRVWDRSSLKCLNILVHNDWVWSLVPHDTTIGSTAGSSAYIWDTASGSLLSVIYSAHAGNAYALARSHSGKLLFTGGEDGSIHMFEVTRNVKCNMRRIATWIPHTGSVYSLAFEFPWLVSASSDGKISLIDVRKLLKTSKISPTGKVSKGSNADQKNVEPPQRMLHGFGCNLFSVGIGSDRIACGGEDGVIRIWNFSQALEIEQRIQSLRGMKLENRMRRRKLQIEMSSGKGNPGEQCSAAAKKNQMNSDKNGWHNRRRVGGKVKV; encoded by the coding sequence ATGGCATTTGAATGCCGACAAGATACAGAAATCGGCTTAAAGAACTGCTCAGGAAAATGTGTGGATGAACTTGGAAAGTCAGAACTCCTCTCCAATCAAATTGTTTTTGTGAAGAACGGAAAAACTGAATCTTTGGGGATTGAGAAACAGCAGTCTATATCGAAATCAAATTCTGAAATCGGGTTAAGTTTCTCTGAAGCTTTGCCCAGCCAGCATTGGTCCTTTTCTGATCTACCTCCAGCATTGATatctgaaatttttaattacctAGATCCAAAGGGACTTGGTATTGTGTCTTGCGTCAATACATATTTGTATAGGCTTGCATCTGATCACTGTGTTTGGAAGGACTTCTACTATGAGAGGTGGGGGCAGCCGGCAACCGCTGCCAATTTGGGGCCAGGAGGTTCGGATGAGAACTCATGGAAGAAATTGTTTGGGGAGAGAGAATTCCGGAGCAAGACATTTATGGGACGTTACAGCATCGATACTCTGTATGGCCACAAAGAAGCTGTGAGGACCGTCTTTGTGCTAGCTTCCAAAAAGCTGGTCTTCACATCGGGATATGATCAGGTGGTGAGAATGTGGGATCTGGAAGAAGGTTTGTCTATAACATCATCTCGACCTCTTGGTTGCACCATTCGAGCTGTTGCAGCtgatacaaaacttttggTTGCTGGGGGTACTGATGGTTTTATACATGGTTGGAAGGTTGAGGATGGGAACCCTCACTTGTTTGACCTTAGGGCACCACAAAATCAGAATATGGAGTTCCGAATCTGGGGACACGACGGGCCTATAACTTGTCTTGCTTTGGAATTCGGGAAAATGTACAGTGGTTCATGGGACATGACTGTTCGTGTCTGGGATCGTTCTTCTCTGAAATGTTTGAATATCTTGGTGCATAATGACTGGGTTTGGAGCCTCGTTCCTCATGATACTACAATTGGGAGCACTGCAGGTTCAAGTGCTTACATTTGGGACACTGCTTCTGGATCCCTGCTTTCCGTCATTTACAGTGCCCACGCTGGTAACGCATATGCCTTGGCACGAAGCCACTCAGGGAAGCTTCTGTTTACTGGAGGGGAGGATGGCTCCATACACATGTTTGAGGTCACTAGAAATGTTAAGTGCAATATGCGAAGGATTGCTACTTGGATTCCTCACACTGGATCTGTTTATTCTCTTGCATTTGAGTTCCCTTGGTTAGTTTCAGCTTCCAGTGATGGGAAGATATCACTTATTGATGTGAGAAAGTTGCTGAAGACCAGCAAAATTTCACCTACTGGAAAGGTTTCTAAGGGTAGCAATGCGGACCAAAAGAATGTGGAACCCCCACAGAGAATGCTGCATGGGTTCGGATGCAATTTGTTCTCTGTGGGTATTGGTTCTGATCGAATTGCTTGTGGTGGTGAAGATGGTGTTATCAGGATCTGGAATTTTTCTCAAGCTCTTGAAATTGAACAAAGAATCCAGAGTTTGAGAGGTATGAAGCTCGAGAATCGAATGAGGCGCCGTAAGCTCCAAATTGAGATGAGTAGTGGTAAAGGGAATCCAGGTGAGCAGTGTTCAGCAGCTGCAAAGAAAAACCAGATGAATAGTGATAAGAATGGGTGGCATAACAGGCGTAGAGTAGGTGGGAAGGTGAAAGTGTAG
- the LOC125188290 gene encoding BTB/POZ and MATH domain-containing protein 4-like — protein sequence MSESPDQAQNLLISPTSSRSVTETINGSHRFLIQGYSMAKGMGVGKHIASHDFTVGGYKWAIYFYPDGKNPEDNSTYVSVFIALASEGTDVRALFELTLVDQSGKGKHKVHSHFDRSLESGPYTLKYRGSMWGYKRFFRRAMLESSDYLKDDCLKINCTVGVVVSAIDCSSLHHIHVPDSDIGSDFGTLLENMEGSDVTFNVSGEQFHAHKLVLAARSPVFCSEFFELDSDGKDITVSDMEPKVFKAMLHFVYRDALDEDEMIASSSSSPLITDTLIAKLLAAADRYDLGRLKRMCESYLCKDISVNSVARILSLADRYHATELKPICLKFAAENLAAVMRSDGFEYLKENCAALQSELLKTVAGCDEECSSGGGKSRSVWGQLSDGGDTSGRRVRQRT from the exons ATGTCGGAATCGCCGGACCAAGCGCAGAACCTCCTCATTTCGCCGACCAGCTCACGCTCCGTCACCGAGACCATAAACGGGTCGCACCGATTTCTGATCCAGGGCTACTCCATGGCCAAAGGAATGGGCGTCGGCAAGCATATCGCCAGCCATGATTTCACCGTCGGGGGCTATAAATGGGCGATTTACTTTTACCCCGACGGTAAAAATCCCGAGGACAATTCCACTTACGTCTCGGTTTTCATCGCGCTGGCGAGCGAGGGCACGGATGTGCGGGCGCTGTTCGAGCTTACTCTTGTTGATCAGAGCGGGAAAGGGAAGCATAAAGTGCATAGCCATTTCGATAGGTCGCTTGAGAGTGGGCCTTATACACTTAAATACCGCGGCAGTATGTG gGGATACAAGCGCTTTTTTAGGAGAGCCATGCTCGAATCTTCAGATTATCTCAAAGATGACTGCCTGAAGATCAACTGTACTGTTGGGGTTGTGGTTTCTGCCATTGACTGTTCAAGTTTACATCATATCCATGTTCCAGATTCTGACATTGGATCAGATTTTGGTACGCTTCTGGAAAATATGGAAGGTTCTGATGTAACTTTTAATGTGTCTGGGGAACAATTCCATGCCCACAAATTGGTATTGGCGGCCCGTTCTCCAGTTTTTTGTTCTGAATTTTTTGAACTGGATAGCGATGGGAAAGATATTACAGTGTCAGACATGGAACCTAAAGTTTTTAAG GCAATGCTGCACTTTGTATATAGAGATGCCTTGGATGAAGATGAGATGATAGCATCTAgttcttcttctcctttgaTAACTGACACTTTAATTGCAAAGTTGTTAGCTGCTGCTGATCGTTATGATTTAGGGAGACTAAAACGGATGTGTGAATCTTATCTTTGCAAGGACATATCTGTGAATTCTGTTGCACGTATACTGTCTTTGGCAGACCGTTATCATGCTACAGAATTGAAACCAATTTGCCTTAAATTTGCGGCTGAGAACCTAGCAG CTGTTATGCGCTCTGATGGTTTTGAGTACCTTAAGGAGAACTGCGCGGCTCTACAGTCTGAACTCTTGAAAACGGTGGCTGGCTGCGATGAAGAATGTAGCAGCGGTGGTGGCAAGTCGAGAAGTGTATGGGGCCAGCTCTCTGATGGTGGTGATACCAGTGGCAGGAGAGTAAGGCAAAGGACTTGA